The following proteins are co-located in the Pirellulales bacterium genome:
- a CDS encoding HEAT repeat domain-containing protein, whose translation MFRRIEVAEGPARWLVAGALGLVLAPLAGCGMGPFKYKDRTTMVTPAMRMAAIRETGARVGDAEAAEQQKVCEQLAQQIQTEPDPLVRRTIQETVAKLDAPLARDMLVAGLQDEDREVRMQCCRLLGRRGDAAAIQRLAVVAQADADFDVRMAAVDSLGKIKTPASVAALAAALKDSDPAMQYAGVQAMRGASGQDLGNDVNAWRQYAESLPAGAGSGEAAVASNPDAPLPR comes from the coding sequence ATGTTTCGACGAATCGAAGTTGCCGAGGGTCCTGCGCGCTGGCTGGTCGCCGGGGCGTTGGGGCTCGTCCTTGCGCCGCTCGCCGGTTGCGGCATGGGGCCCTTCAAATACAAGGACCGCACCACGATGGTGACGCCCGCCATGCGGATGGCGGCCATTCGCGAAACCGGGGCCCGCGTCGGCGACGCCGAGGCGGCCGAGCAGCAAAAAGTCTGCGAGCAACTCGCCCAACAAATCCAGACCGAGCCCGATCCCCTCGTGCGGCGCACGATTCAGGAGACGGTGGCCAAGCTCGACGCTCCGCTGGCCCGCGATATGCTCGTCGCCGGCTTGCAGGACGAGGATCGCGAGGTCCGCATGCAGTGCTGTCGCTTGCTCGGGCGACGCGGCGACGCGGCTGCGATCCAACGACTGGCGGTCGTCGCGCAGGCTGACGCGGATTTCGACGTGCGCATGGCGGCGGTCGACTCGCTGGGCAAGATCAAGACCCCGGCCAGCGTCGCCGCGCTTGCGGCAGCGCTCAAGGACAGCGACCCCGCGATGCAATACGCCGGAGTGCAAGCAATGCGCGGCGCCAGCGGCCAGGACCTCGGCAACGACGTCAACGCCTGGCGCCAGTACGCGGAGAGCCTGCCGGCAGGCGCCGGCAGCGGCGAAGCCGCAGTCGCGTCAAACCCCGACGCCCCTCTGCCGCGGTAG
- a CDS encoding DNA integrity scanning protein DisA nucleotide-binding domain protein has product MSCLLSPPPFASSGPCVSVAMAPAPKFPDQLEAFCQLAARLAGHEEADALLIFVEKPLDWAKLRAATGQLHVVLAADAVRDYAGAEDYNFPCVEVTIPESTIQEKLAQALLESVADDLLPPGGTVVALYSGFEAGQIDSLSVIQLDEHLGRLTVRDLKQLETRVPLDTLKAAVDLAVEIGREGREGKPVGTLLVVGDHRKVLKHCHPLGYDPVRGYNQSERQLDDAKVREAIKEIAQLDGAFVISADGTVAAACQHVSAPGADITLSKGLGARHWAAAAISRATGAVAITVSESTGTVRLFQNGEVILRVEPFRRAMKWKDFEVDPAD; this is encoded by the coding sequence ATGAGTTGCCTGCTCTCCCCGCCGCCGTTTGCGTCTTCCGGTCCCTGCGTCAGCGTTGCAATGGCTCCCGCTCCCAAGTTTCCCGACCAGCTCGAAGCGTTCTGCCAACTGGCGGCCCGTCTGGCCGGGCACGAGGAGGCCGACGCCCTGCTGATCTTCGTCGAGAAGCCGCTCGACTGGGCCAAGCTGCGGGCCGCGACCGGCCAGCTACACGTCGTGCTGGCGGCCGACGCCGTGCGCGACTACGCCGGGGCCGAGGATTACAACTTTCCCTGCGTCGAGGTGACGATCCCCGAGAGCACGATCCAGGAGAAGCTGGCCCAGGCGCTGCTGGAAAGCGTCGCCGACGACCTGCTCCCCCCGGGGGGAACCGTCGTCGCCCTCTACAGCGGGTTCGAGGCGGGGCAAATCGACTCGCTCAGCGTCATCCAACTCGACGAGCACCTCGGCCGGCTCACCGTGCGCGACCTCAAGCAGCTCGAGACCCGCGTGCCGCTCGACACGCTCAAGGCCGCCGTCGATCTGGCCGTCGAGATCGGTCGCGAAGGACGCGAGGGGAAGCCGGTCGGCACGCTGCTGGTCGTCGGGGACCATCGCAAGGTGCTCAAGCACTGCCACCCGCTGGGGTACGACCCGGTGCGGGGCTACAACCAATCGGAACGGCAGCTCGACGACGCCAAGGTCCGCGAGGCGATCAAGGAAATCGCCCAACTCGACGGGGCGTTCGTCATCTCCGCCGACGGCACGGTGGCCGCGGCGTGCCAGCACGTCTCGGCGCCGGGGGCCGACATCACGCTCAGCAAGGGGCTGGGCGCCCGCCACTGGGCCGCCGCCGCCATCAGCCGCGCGACCGGCGCCGTGGCGATCACGGTCAGCGAATCGACCGGCACGGTCCGGCTCTTCCAGAACGGCGAGGTGATCTTGCGCGTCGAGCCCTTCCGCCGGGCCATGAAGTGGAAGGACTTCGAGGTCGACCCCGCGGATTGA